A single genomic interval of Corylus avellana chromosome ca10, CavTom2PMs-1.0 harbors:
- the LOC132163221 gene encoding uncharacterized protein LOC132163221 isoform X3 has translation MLALLRQLVVKLLKIFGIKDLYDMKLIHVQANELLGIMCKQFLDSDCDQWEDSKGSYAIFYAIENGILKFVDKIAKESPKVLMWSKSDDERFPNALWAAIFHRQAEIFSLICGVADRYGSLKFSYDKHGNNILHTAGKLPPSTLINRTAGAAFQMQKELQWYKAVESIVPRYCELKNKDGKTPRELFTESHKELVKEGEKWMKSTATSCTVVLQRQLHPNP, from the exons A tGCTAGCTCTATTGCGCCAACTAGTTGTGAAGCTCCTTAAAATATTtg GAATCAAGGATTTATATGACATGAAGTTGATCCATGTCCAAGCCAATGAACTTCTGGGCATCATGTGCAAGCAGTTCTTAGATTCAGATTGTGATCAATGGGAGGACAGTAAAGGCTCTTATGCCATCTTCTATGCTATCGAGAAtgggattttaaaatttgttgatAAAATAGCCAAAGAAAGTCCTAAAGTACTTATGTGGAGCAAGAGTGATGATGAACGTTTTCCAAATGCATTATGGGCAGCTATATTTCATCGTCAAGCTGAAATATTTAGCCTTATATGTGGGGTAGCTGACAGGTATGGAAGTCTAAAATTTAGCTATGATAAACATGGCAATAACATATTACATACGGCGGGAAAGCTACCACCTTCCACTTTGATTAATCGCACAGCTGGTGCAGCTTTTCAAATGCAAAAAGAACTACAATGGTATAAG GCGGTGGAGAGCATTGTCCCTCGCTACTGTGAGCTAAAAAACAAAGATGGTAAAACTCCTAGAGAATTGTTTACGGAGAGCCACAAGGAATTGgtgaaagagggagagaaatggaTGAAGAGCACAGCAACTTCTTGTACAGTG GTTCTTCAAAGGCAACTGCATCCCAACCCCTAA
- the LOC132163221 gene encoding ankyrin repeat-containing protein NPR4-like isoform X1, translated as MLALLRQLVVKLLKIFGIKDLYDMKLIHVQANELLGIMCKQFLDSDCDQWEDSKGSYAIFYAIENGILKFVDKIAKESPKVLMWSKSDDERFPNALWAAIFHRQAEIFSLICGVADRYGSLKFSYDKHGNNILHTAGKLPPSTLINRTAGAAFQMQKELQWYKAVESIVPRYCELKNKDGKTPRELFTESHKELVKEGEKWMKSTATSCTVVGALIVTIMFAAAFTVPGGNNQNTGYPMFLKDKLFMLFIISDSISLFSSSTSVLMFLGILTSRYLEEDFLKSLPSKMIIGLSTLFFSIATMVIAFSAALLIMLREYSWIFIPAICLASVPVTLFVWMQFPLLVEMVISTFGPGVVNRKIRKCSKLCTYLSSCCS; from the exons A tGCTAGCTCTATTGCGCCAACTAGTTGTGAAGCTCCTTAAAATATTtg GAATCAAGGATTTATATGACATGAAGTTGATCCATGTCCAAGCCAATGAACTTCTGGGCATCATGTGCAAGCAGTTCTTAGATTCAGATTGTGATCAATGGGAGGACAGTAAAGGCTCTTATGCCATCTTCTATGCTATCGAGAAtgggattttaaaatttgttgatAAAATAGCCAAAGAAAGTCCTAAAGTACTTATGTGGAGCAAGAGTGATGATGAACGTTTTCCAAATGCATTATGGGCAGCTATATTTCATCGTCAAGCTGAAATATTTAGCCTTATATGTGGGGTAGCTGACAGGTATGGAAGTCTAAAATTTAGCTATGATAAACATGGCAATAACATATTACATACGGCGGGAAAGCTACCACCTTCCACTTTGATTAATCGCACAGCTGGTGCAGCTTTTCAAATGCAAAAAGAACTACAATGGTATAAG GCGGTGGAGAGCATTGTCCCTCGCTACTGTGAGCTAAAAAACAAAGATGGTAAAACTCCTAGAGAATTGTTTACGGAGAGCCACAAGGAATTGgtgaaagagggagagaaatggaTGAAGAGCACAGCAACTTCTTGTACAGTGGTAGGTGCTCTTATTGTCACCATTATGTTTGCTGCAGCCTTTACCGTTCCCGGCGGTAATAACCAAAATACAGGATACCCAATGTTCTTGAAGGACAAATTGTTTATGCTCTTCATAATATCCGATTCCATATCGCTCTTTTCTTCTTCGACCTCAGTCTTAATGTTTTTGGGAATTCTTACGTCACGTTACTTAGAAGAAGATTTCTTGAAATCCTTGCCATCGAAGATGATAATAGGTCTTTCCACTCTCTTCTTTTCAATTGCAACCATGGTGATAGCATTTTCTGCTGCTCTTTTAATTATGTTACGTGAATATTCATGGATTTTCATTCCAGCCATTTGTTTGGCAAGTGTTCCTGTCACCCTGTTCGTGTGGATGCAATTCCCACTTCTTGTCGAGATGGTCATTTCAACTTTCGGACCAGGTGTCGTCAATAGGAAAATAAGGAAGTGCTCGAAATTATGTACCTACTTATCGTCATGCTGCTCCTGA
- the LOC132163221 gene encoding ankyrin repeat-containing protein NPR4-like isoform X2 — translation MKLIHVQANELLGIMCKQFLDSDCDQWEDSKGSYAIFYAIENGILKFVDKIAKESPKVLMWSKSDDERFPNALWAAIFHRQAEIFSLICGVADRYGSLKFSYDKHGNNILHTAGKLPPSTLINRTAGAAFQMQKELQWYKAVESIVPRYCELKNKDGKTPRELFTESHKELVKEGEKWMKSTATSCTVVGALIVTIMFAAAFTVPGGNNQNTGYPMFLKDKLFMLFIISDSISLFSSSTSVLMFLGILTSRYLEEDFLKSLPSKMIIGLSTLFFSIATMVIAFSAALLIMLREYSWIFIPAICLASVPVTLFVWMQFPLLVEMVISTFGPGVVNRKIRKCSKLCTYLSSCCS, via the exons ATGAAGTTGATCCATGTCCAAGCCAATGAACTTCTGGGCATCATGTGCAAGCAGTTCTTAGATTCAGATTGTGATCAATGGGAGGACAGTAAAGGCTCTTATGCCATCTTCTATGCTATCGAGAAtgggattttaaaatttgttgatAAAATAGCCAAAGAAAGTCCTAAAGTACTTATGTGGAGCAAGAGTGATGATGAACGTTTTCCAAATGCATTATGGGCAGCTATATTTCATCGTCAAGCTGAAATATTTAGCCTTATATGTGGGGTAGCTGACAGGTATGGAAGTCTAAAATTTAGCTATGATAAACATGGCAATAACATATTACATACGGCGGGAAAGCTACCACCTTCCACTTTGATTAATCGCACAGCTGGTGCAGCTTTTCAAATGCAAAAAGAACTACAATGGTATAAG GCGGTGGAGAGCATTGTCCCTCGCTACTGTGAGCTAAAAAACAAAGATGGTAAAACTCCTAGAGAATTGTTTACGGAGAGCCACAAGGAATTGgtgaaagagggagagaaatggaTGAAGAGCACAGCAACTTCTTGTACAGTGGTAGGTGCTCTTATTGTCACCATTATGTTTGCTGCAGCCTTTACCGTTCCCGGCGGTAATAACCAAAATACAGGATACCCAATGTTCTTGAAGGACAAATTGTTTATGCTCTTCATAATATCCGATTCCATATCGCTCTTTTCTTCTTCGACCTCAGTCTTAATGTTTTTGGGAATTCTTACGTCACGTTACTTAGAAGAAGATTTCTTGAAATCCTTGCCATCGAAGATGATAATAGGTCTTTCCACTCTCTTCTTTTCAATTGCAACCATGGTGATAGCATTTTCTGCTGCTCTTTTAATTATGTTACGTGAATATTCATGGATTTTCATTCCAGCCATTTGTTTGGCAAGTGTTCCTGTCACCCTGTTCGTGTGGATGCAATTCCCACTTCTTGTCGAGATGGTCATTTCAACTTTCGGACCAGGTGTCGTCAATAGGAAAATAAGGAAGTGCTCGAAATTATGTACCTACTTATCGTCATGCTGCTCCTGA
- the LOC132162930 gene encoding uncharacterized protein LOC132162930 produces the protein MTRRREVGLELEWSQINAFQKAAQNLNHEAFKKSFQEVVRSGDWNAVEEFIERHPGSAGLKITNLGGTALHLAVQNVYEHIVEKLVAIMSEQELEVRDNNGYIALDYVLRSKNLARYFYSRTLEGDLTPEKRKNGAALCCRAIFTGNLDIALELIERCPSLALVRDVFFDGSPLDQLVCSSFAFPSENRMVFWKRWIYKC, from the exons atgacacgtaggagagaagttggccttGAGTTGG AATGGAGCCAAATTAATGCCTTCCAAAAGGCTGCGCAAAACCTGAACCATGAGGCCTTCAAAAAGTCCTTCCAAGAGGTTGTGCGAAGTGGTGATTGGAACGCTGTAGAGGAATTCATTGAGCGACATCCCGGTTCTGCGGGTTTGAAAATCACAAATTTGGGCGGGACGGCTCTTCACCTTGCTGTTCAAAATGTGTATGAGCATATAGTGGAGAAGTTAGTGGCGATAATGTCGGAACAAGAATTGGAAGTTAGAGATAACAATGGGTATATAGCTCTAGATTATGTTTTGCGTAGTAAAAATTTGGCTCGCTATTTCTATTCTCGCACTCTAGAGGGAGATCTAACGCCAGAAAAACGCAAGAATGGTGCTGCACTTTGTTGCCGAGCTATATTCACGGGAAATTTAG ATATTGCTTTGGAATTAATTGAGCGTTGTCCAAGTTTGGCTCTTGTTAGGGACGTATTCTTCGATGGCAGCCCTTTGGATCAATTGGTTTGTAGTTCTTTTGCATTCCCGAGTGAAAATCGGATGGTGTTTTGGAAACGATGGATCTACAAGTGTTAG
- the LOC132162931 gene encoding protein FAR-RED IMPAIRED RESPONSE 1-like — translation MTTTQRSESMNSFFDNYVHAQTTIKEFVDQFDNALKKMVEREARADFDCYNHTSPCVTDFALEKQFQDAYTNTKFKEVQAEFKPRSNVNNCLLKSEGAISTYQVIETNGNRMMNKTFSVFFNTDEFEVKCTCALFEVRGIICKHSISVLLTSGVTTLPPRYILDRWRKDINQKHVLIKSSDDVLVNNSNAQRYDEFCKHCEELALLTSKNVKYFMEAMKSVDMLTEKYHALTLAAPTQCDEVIPTCDEVILSNEGTTVQGEKVLTPVKATKKGRPRFL, via the coding sequence ATGACTACAACGCAGCGGAGTGAAAGCATGAATTCTTTCTTTGATAATTACGTGCATGCACAAACCACAATAAAGGAATTTGTTGACCAATTTGATAATGCTTTGAAGAAAATGGTTGAGAGGGAGGCACGTGCTGATTTTGATTGTTATAATCACACGAGTCCTTGTGTAACAGACTTTGCTTTAGAGAAGCAGTTTCAAGATGCTTACacaaatacaaaattcaaagaagttCAAGCAGAATTTAAGCCACGTTCGAATGTTAATAATTGTCTTCTAAAAAGTGAAGGTGCAATTTCTACGTATCAAGTGATTGAAACTAATGGAAACCGCATGATGAACAAAACATTTAGTGTTTTCTTCAACACCGATGAATTTGAAGTGAAGTGTACTTGTGCATTGTTTGAAGTAAGAGGAATCATATGCAAACATTCCATTTCTGTTCTACTTACGAGTGGGGTTACAACGTTGCCACCTAGATATATTCTTGATAGATGGAGGAAAGATATAAATcaaaaacatgttttgattAAGAGTAGTGATGACGTGTTGGTTAATAACTCCAATGCCCAGAGGTATGACGAATTTTGCAAGCATTGTGAAGAATTAGCATTGCTCACATCCAAGAACGTGAAATATTTCATGGAAGCGATGAAAAGTGTTGATATGTTAACAGAGAAATACCATGCCTTAACGTTGGCTGCGCCCACTCAATGTGATGAAGTCATTCCAACTTGTGATGAGGTAATTTTAAGTAATGAGGGCACTACGGTGCAAGGTGAGAAGGTGCTTACTCCGGTTAAGGCTACAAAGAAAGGGAGACCACGCTTCCTATGA
- the LOC132163207 gene encoding serine carboxypeptidase-like isoform X2, giving the protein METNFGYRAMALSSSSFSPSIFLLLLSSLPLIFSATYPNNHLHLSSTASFPKLQAEKLIRDLNLFPKEPFNSAAPDPSFLAPKIVEKRFNFPHLDYSGPSSEELGHHAGYYRLPHSKAARMFYLFFESRNRKNDPVVIWLTGGPGCSSELAVFYENGPFQIAKNLSLVWNNYGWDKTSNLIFVDQPVGTGFSYTSDDEDLRHDEGGVSNDLYDFLQAFFAEHPQFAKNDFYITGESYAGHYIPAFASRVHQGNKAKEGIHINLKGFAIGNGLTNPEIQYQAYTDYALDMGIIKKSDYDKINKLLPQCAQAIKKCSEGGGDCVDSYVVCNNIFNQIMNIAGDINYYDIRKKCEGDLCYDFSNMETFLNQKTVRDSLGVGDIEFVSCSSQVYEAMLVDWMKNLEVGIPALLEDGIKLLVYAGEYDLICNWLGNSRWVHAMEWSGQKQFGASATVPFLVDGAEAGLLNSHGPLSFLKVHDAGHMVPMDQPKASLEMLMSWMQGKLAMTETKERVAPQ; this is encoded by the exons ATGGAGACTAATTTTGGATACAGAGCAATggcattatcatcatcatcattctcTCCCTCTATTTTCTTGCTTCTTCTCAGCAGTTTGCCATTAATCTTCTCTGCAACATATCCCAACAACCACCTTCACCTATCTTCAACTGCCTCTTTCCCCAAGCTGCAAGCAGAAAAGCTTATCAGAGACCTCAACTTGTTCCCCAAGGAACCCTTCAACTCTGCGGCCCCTGACCCTTCATTTCTGGCCCCCAAGATTGTTGAGAAGCGTTTTAATTTCCCTCATCTCGATTACTCTGGCCCTTCATCTGAAGAACTTGGCCACCATGCTGGTTACTATCGTCTTCCTCATTCTAAAGCCGCAAG AATGTTCTACTTGTTCTTTGAATCAAGGAACAGAAAGAACGACCCAGTTGTGATATGGCTGACTGGAGGGCCAGGGTGTAGCAGCGAGCTGGCGGTGTTCTATGAAAATGGTCcttttcaaattgcaaaaaacttGTCTCTTGTATGGAACAACTATGGCTGGGACAAg ACATCGAACCTTATCTTTGTTGATCAGCCTGTTGGAACCGGTTTTAGCTATACTAGTGATGACGAAGATCTTCGGCATGATGAAGGGGGCGTGAGCAATGACTTGTATGACTTTTTGCAG GCATTTTTCGCAGAGCATCCTCAGTTTGCCAAAAATGATTTCTACATAACTGGAGAATCATACGCTGGACACTACATTCCAGCATTTGCTTCTCGGGTTCATCAGGGAAACAAAGCAAAGGAAGGAATTCATATCAATCTAAAG GGATTTGCCATTGGTAATGGGCTGACGAATCCTGAAATCCAGTACCAAGCATACACTGATTATGCATTGGATATGGGGATAATTAAGAAATCTGATTACGATAAGATTAACAAGTTGCTTCCACAGTGTGCTCAGGCGATTAAAAAAT GTAGTGAAGGTGGAGGTGATTGTGTGGATTCGTACGTTGTTTGCAATAACATATTCAACCAGATCATGAACATCGCGGGTGATATAAAT TACTATGATATTAGAAAGAAATGCGAGGGAGATTTGTGTTATGACTTCTCCAACATGGAGACATTCCTGAACCAGAAGACGGTGAGGGACTCTCTAGGAGTTGGGGACATAGAATTTGTTTCATGCAGTAGCCAGGTATATGAAGCCATGCTTGTGGATTGGATGAAGAATCTTGAAGTGGGTATTCCTGCTCTTCTGGAGGATGGAATCAAGCTTCTTGTGTATGCTGGGGAGTATGATCTCATTTGCAACTGGCTCG GGAATTCAAGGTGGGTTCATGCCATGGAATGGTCTGGACAGAAACAGTTCGGGGCATCTGCAACCGTTCCATTTTTAGTTGACGGTGCAGAAGCAGGATTGCTAAACAGCCATGGTCCTCTCAGTTTCCtcaag GTCCATGATGCTGGTCATATGGTTCCAATGGATCAGCCGAAAGCTTCATTAGAGATGCTCATGAGCTGGATGCAAGGGAAACTTGCCATGACTGAGACAAAAGAAAGGGTTGCTCCACAGTGA
- the LOC132163207 gene encoding serine carboxypeptidase-like isoform X1: METNFGYRAMALSSSSFSPSIFLLLLSSLPLIFSATYPNNHLHLSSTASFPKLQAEKLIRDLNLFPKEPFNSAAPDPSFLAPKIVEKRFNFPHLDYSGPSSEELGHHAGYYRLPHSKAARMFYLFFESRNRKNDPVVIWLTGGPGCSSELAVFYENGPFQIAKNLSLVWNNYGWDKTSNLIFVDQPVGTGFSYTSDDEDLRHDEGGVSNDLYDFLQAFFAEHPQFAKNDFYITGESYAGHYIPAFASRVHQGNKAKEGIHINLKGFAIGNGLTNPEIQYQAYTDYALDMGIIKKSDYDKINKLLPQCAQAIKKCGSEGGGDCVDSYVVCNNIFNQIMNIAGDINYYDIRKKCEGDLCYDFSNMETFLNQKTVRDSLGVGDIEFVSCSSQVYEAMLVDWMKNLEVGIPALLEDGIKLLVYAGEYDLICNWLGNSRWVHAMEWSGQKQFGASATVPFLVDGAEAGLLNSHGPLSFLKVHDAGHMVPMDQPKASLEMLMSWMQGKLAMTETKERVAPQ; this comes from the exons ATGGAGACTAATTTTGGATACAGAGCAATggcattatcatcatcatcattctcTCCCTCTATTTTCTTGCTTCTTCTCAGCAGTTTGCCATTAATCTTCTCTGCAACATATCCCAACAACCACCTTCACCTATCTTCAACTGCCTCTTTCCCCAAGCTGCAAGCAGAAAAGCTTATCAGAGACCTCAACTTGTTCCCCAAGGAACCCTTCAACTCTGCGGCCCCTGACCCTTCATTTCTGGCCCCCAAGATTGTTGAGAAGCGTTTTAATTTCCCTCATCTCGATTACTCTGGCCCTTCATCTGAAGAACTTGGCCACCATGCTGGTTACTATCGTCTTCCTCATTCTAAAGCCGCAAG AATGTTCTACTTGTTCTTTGAATCAAGGAACAGAAAGAACGACCCAGTTGTGATATGGCTGACTGGAGGGCCAGGGTGTAGCAGCGAGCTGGCGGTGTTCTATGAAAATGGTCcttttcaaattgcaaaaaacttGTCTCTTGTATGGAACAACTATGGCTGGGACAAg ACATCGAACCTTATCTTTGTTGATCAGCCTGTTGGAACCGGTTTTAGCTATACTAGTGATGACGAAGATCTTCGGCATGATGAAGGGGGCGTGAGCAATGACTTGTATGACTTTTTGCAG GCATTTTTCGCAGAGCATCCTCAGTTTGCCAAAAATGATTTCTACATAACTGGAGAATCATACGCTGGACACTACATTCCAGCATTTGCTTCTCGGGTTCATCAGGGAAACAAAGCAAAGGAAGGAATTCATATCAATCTAAAG GGATTTGCCATTGGTAATGGGCTGACGAATCCTGAAATCCAGTACCAAGCATACACTGATTATGCATTGGATATGGGGATAATTAAGAAATCTGATTACGATAAGATTAACAAGTTGCTTCCACAGTGTGCTCAGGCGATTAAAAAATGTG GTAGTGAAGGTGGAGGTGATTGTGTGGATTCGTACGTTGTTTGCAATAACATATTCAACCAGATCATGAACATCGCGGGTGATATAAAT TACTATGATATTAGAAAGAAATGCGAGGGAGATTTGTGTTATGACTTCTCCAACATGGAGACATTCCTGAACCAGAAGACGGTGAGGGACTCTCTAGGAGTTGGGGACATAGAATTTGTTTCATGCAGTAGCCAGGTATATGAAGCCATGCTTGTGGATTGGATGAAGAATCTTGAAGTGGGTATTCCTGCTCTTCTGGAGGATGGAATCAAGCTTCTTGTGTATGCTGGGGAGTATGATCTCATTTGCAACTGGCTCG GGAATTCAAGGTGGGTTCATGCCATGGAATGGTCTGGACAGAAACAGTTCGGGGCATCTGCAACCGTTCCATTTTTAGTTGACGGTGCAGAAGCAGGATTGCTAAACAGCCATGGTCCTCTCAGTTTCCtcaag GTCCATGATGCTGGTCATATGGTTCCAATGGATCAGCCGAAAGCTTCATTAGAGATGCTCATGAGCTGGATGCAAGGGAAACTTGCCATGACTGAGACAAAAGAAAGGGTTGCTCCACAGTGA
- the LOC132163209 gene encoding uncharacterized protein LOC132163209, with translation MEGDKPTALMCTVLAIDHTSFCYRVCSVCERTLPDNPTSFCKFCNFNAFNSASTGSKRLFRVLISIASDTKVFTVICFDRAAKVLFGCSADEFFDFAKLHPFAAVSANRVLEGEMFRMTLSKSKGGNAQHLRVASVVPLRSGFLPAIQSLRELYGERVGS, from the exons ATGGAAGGTGACAAACCCACAGCACTAATGTGTACAGTGCTAGCGATAGACCACACCAGCTTCTGCTACAGGGTCTGCTCGGTCTGCGAGAGGACTCTCCCTGACAATCCCACTTCTTTCTGCAAATTCTGCAATTTCAACGCTTTCAACTCAGCCTCCACCGGTTCCAAACGCCTCTTCCGCGTCTTG ATATCAATAGCATCAGATACAAAGGTATTCACGGTGATATGCTTTGATAGGGCAGCTAAAGTTCTCTTTGGGTGCTCTGCTGATGAGTTCTTTGACTTCGCCAAGCTTCATCCTTTTGCTG CGGTTTCTGCTAATAGAGTTCTGGAGGGAGAGATGTTCAGAATGACACTGTCCAAATCAAAGGGTGGCAATGCACAACATCTGCGAGTTGCATCGGTGGTTCCTTTGAGATCTGGATTTCTCCCTGCAATTCAGTCTTTAAGGGAATTGTATGGTGAACGAGTTGGTTCTTAA